The segment caagacaggaaacagccagtaagggatgtaaacaaacagcaagggatgtaaacaaacagaaaaagcagcagtgacgatggaaatcaaacagaaactggttagaagtttaatagggggtattagggaaggcaaatcaaggttgggggacattttttagaatttttttttttcctggacaacccctttaatgcttcatATACTCTGTTATTGGAGCACTTTTGATCTAAAATGCGATAAAATGAGAAACGTCTTTGACTAATtttccaaaaaaaattatatttaccctATCAGGCCCATATATTGCTTTATACACGGCTCATGAATCGCAGATCTCCCCAATAATTTCAGAATTCATACAGAGTGAAGATAGTTATTATAGGTTATTCTCGACAGAAGCACTTTAGCCATATCCATATTCACCCTGTTATTGACAGCCACTATTTGGTATGTGAAGAAACAAATTACATGTTTGTGTATACCATCTTTTCCCTCTGTCATTTCACTTACAGGATTGTCTTTTGAAATAAAGGCAAAATCTGAATATGAATGTAATAGAATAAGCTCCTAACAACAGAATAAAAATATCCTCAATCTTATATATTAAAGCACAGATATCATTCATTAGCTGTCCTTAAAATGTATTCTATCACTGTATGATGTATATTTATTCATACATCAGCCAGCTATGCTCCTGACCTCTGCTTCCTCTAGTAGTTGGCTCCTGGGAATAAGTAGCTTACAACAGCCATTTTGTTCAATCTAAAGGTATCATTTGGTCAAAGAGTCACCCAAGCTTTAAAGATATGCATAGGCCCTGTTGTATCCTCCATTTAGTTTAGAGCCATCACTAGTAGAATAGAACAATGTTTATTCATAGTCCCTCACATTCCCAAAATAACAGTGGAGGCGTGGCTAGCCTTTCCTTTACCTGAGGCAAggattcagtttgctgccctgACCCTGTATCTATCTACCATGGCCGAGGCAGATTGGCTTGTTGGCACCACCCAGTCACAAGGAGCAAATGCCCTTTCAACCCCCACAGATATACCCCTAAATAACAGTGTCAgacacaaatccccccccccccctcatacagTGTGAGCCAGTCAGCGGACACTCTCAAGTAGCTACCAGGAGGAGGACATTCCCCCCCAACAGAAGCAATCCATCTTATACATGCCCAGCACCTATGTACTATCATGCATCTCTGTATAATCAGGGCATTGGTGCAAGCCAATTATACATGTACTGATTACATACACATGATTGAAGATGTTTGCATGTGTCTGTATTGCCTCATAAATTTTATATTCCAATATTTTCAGGACTCCGGTGAATTACGTCACTCCCAGCAAACTTCACTATTTGACTGCAAATCCTGACCCTCTGGTGTAAGACAAAGATTTTCAATTACTCAAATACTAGGGTCAGTGACACAGGACTTCAAGGATAACAAGAGATTACTCACTGTATCATGTTTCCGCTCATTATGTCTAGTCTTTGACATTGTCTGTAGCTGTATGCAGTGATACTATTCGTGTGTATACCATTGCCTGTATTTCACTAGTCTTCTTCCACCATCAAAGTTATGATCTTCTATATAATCTTGTTATTAAGATTTAATGAGAGGTTTGTGCTATCGACCTCTGAGACTGTCGCTTATCAAATATTTAAGAAGCCTGGGGAATTCATGATTGGAGGTTTATTTCCTTTTCACTCCAAAGTTGATGACTTGGCAAGCCATTGGAAGCCAGAACCTTTGAAATGTTCAAGGTAAGACTGGAAATAgctctgtatggacagtgaaaAACCCTAACCCTAGTCATAGACTCAGTTCTTGATTTTTGTATTAGAATTATTCTCAGAATTCGGAGCTGTTGCGTTAAAGGATTATTCCAGCCATTTACAATTATCCCCTATTCGAGGGGTGATGAATGTTAGGTCAGTGGAGGATCCTCACTACCTAGAATGGATGACCTCTTCACTTGTCCCTCCCCACCTGAGGTGCACACAGACTGTAGAGGGCCCTGGTGCTGGAACAATGTTGGGCCCCTTGCTTTCCAACTCCTTATTTAGCGTAAAGGAGAACTTCCCTCATAGTGCTCTATGTGATCCCTCACTGGTGCGCCAATCCTCTAGTAATTGTGAGCCAAGGGAACCATTAGTGCAATCCCTTGCATGAAGTCCAATGGATGGTGGGAAGCACAGTTATTTTACTTTTAAGATGTGAATAGGTCCTATTGCCGACATGGTTCCTGCGTAGTTGCACAGGTTACACAAGTGATATGTTCGCCCCTGGATAACTGTGATACAGAAACTCCCGAGCATGCTAACTTGGGGTAGTTCTCTTTTCTATAAATTGGCAAGTTCCCAATGGTTGCCCTCCACCAATCTACCATTTATCACTATCCCATGAATAGCAATACACCAGGTCTTCTGCTTACTAGCATCTCTTAACAGGGGACCCCCTCTAAGACATCCATATACCCATATAATAGGGCTTGTGGTATAGGGTTGATGAGAATCGAAGTTAAATATGAAATGTCATGTAATATATGGTTGTGTCAAGTCCTCCAGAGTAAGAGGTACTCCTTATAGCAGCTCTCCACTCTGGTTAATAGAGAGGGGTCTTCTTGAGaatctaatagggcatatggccaGGAATTATCCTGATGGGTAAACCCCAGTCAAGGTTGAATACTCTTTGGAGGTGCAGTGTGACCTAATTCTGCATAGAACCTGTAGAAATGTTGTTTAATGTGACTGTATGTGTGTACGCCGCTTGTATTTTAGTTGCCTTTTTCACAAGGGGTTTACTGTCTATACAGTTTATAGACCAGTTTATAGCCCAAGCCAATTGTCCTTGACATCTTTTTCAGTTTTATGTCACAGAGAAGtgcacacacattcagtattgctgCTGACTATACACAGCTTGAACAATGAAAATAAAGTATAAAGAAAATTGAAAACAGCTGTGTTATAACATAGACAAGCATTTCAGAAAACAATTGACACGTTGGCACTAAACACTAGAGATATGCATTTCCGCGCTATAAGTGAGGTGCTAATATACTGAATGTCACTGCGGCTCAGTGTAGAGTCATCTAGAACAGTGTTTCTCAGCCAAGTACCCAAATAAATGACATCAAAGTACCCCTTAAGGCTGTGACCCTACACTGTGTTGCACATTAAAAGCACAGAAAGTACCCACTAGAGACATGGCATGTACCACCTTGGTACATGTACCACAGGTTGAGTAGTTAGAAACTAGAATATTCTACTATAGTGCTGTAAAGATGAGAATTCAGTCTGCACTATTAGGAGATTTAATCTCATCTTCACACAATTAGTAATACAATATGTGCCCATAAATGTTCCCTTTCTTATAGTGTACACCCTATTTCACATCATACTATAAAATATGGTAAGCtattacatttttaaaattaaaaatatatattttttatttttatactgcaCCCTGAGACACAGTGAATAGGTGGGAGGGAAAAGATTTTCGCCATTGACTGCCAGGAAGACCTGAAAGAGCAAAGGAAGATTTCTGGGTGACCAAGTGACAGAAACTCTAGCTACATGAAAAAGAATATGACTGACAATGGTAGCTTTCAGGTAGCTATTTCCTGTCCAAGAACCTGAAGTAAGGAGAAGTCTAGAGACGAAGAACCAAGCCTACAATAGAAAGATTGTAAATGGTTACTGTAGGTTTCTTTTTTTGGCAATGTGCCTCCAGTCCATATCCTTTTTAGTGCCCAGTCAAAAATAGATAGATCATTTTATTACATGAGGAACACTATTATATCAATAATATATATAGAATTATATCTATATTTTAGATGGAATATGCTGAGAATTCCTCTTACAATGTGTACTGGTACTCCGCTGGCACAGGAGAAATAAGGTATTACATAGTacacattgaaatctatgggttgTCCATGTAATGCTGGATGTGTTGGGTCaaccagagcaagagacactctaTATAGCCGTTCTCCAATACGGCTTATATATGGGGGTCCTGAAcgtgcccagacaacccatttaatgatTATTGATTATGTTATTATTTCACTAAAACATTTTCTGTTGTAGCTTAAATCCTACAGGTTTTCTCCAGGCTTTAGCAATGAAATTTGCTTTGGAGGAAATCAACAATAGTACCACCCTACTCCCTGGAGAGACTCTGGGCTATGAAGTTTATGACACTTGTCTTAACTCCCTGGTTATTCTACACCCTGTTCTGCTGTTCTTAGCCAGAAATGGGACAGAAGATGTGGAAGTGAGCTGCAATCTTACAGAGTACAAAACCCGGGTTCTGGCTGTGATCGGACCTTCATCCACTGAGGTGGCCACTGTCTCTATGAAGATGTTGAGCACCTTTCTAATTCCACAAGTAAGATTTATAAGAAGTCAGCAGTTTTTAAACATTAACTATGACATAACCTCTAcattttatataatataataaagtttCAACAACAGAAACACATTTGTAataataggggtagggaaacggacaagtgagccctaatctacccgccactctgtccctgcctacttgcaacgatccaccctaggcgacggggtacaactgggtggcggtccctacgctcagtaagtgcacgagacaaacagacaagggtacacaaagctaagggaaatggggcagttgcccacggcaacactgtgagcaacaagagggtgaacgagccgagtcaaaccaggagtgtacgaggtaccaaacgcagagcaggagagtagtcagaaagccagggtcagtatggagcaggatcaaatagtcaggagctgtagctgggccaggaaaccacacgagaagaatcacaagcaaaggaggaacaggaaaggcaggtataaatagacagagggcgggagctagctccgtctggccaggctgcgataggctctcccactcctaagcctgccatcctgagtggtggaagatggagtcagtctcagagacgtagattcaggtgcagactgattacctatgggagttaaccccgaagctgtgcctggcagatcctttacacattgctatttttattataattttttattttatatggccATTATATTCCAGGGCActgtaaatattaaaaaacagATGAGTTCAATACATAACATGAATAAATGCTAAAAATAATAAGTATCATAAACATGAGCTTACTGGGTGGCAGACTGgtacagaaagagagaaaaacCTGCCCACGAGGTCTTACAATCTATCAGAGAATTGGAAAAGAAGATGAGGGTAGAAGTTGCTTATACAGTTGTGTAGTGGAGACAGGGTTATCATAGGTTGTAAGCTGTTCTTAAGAGCGGGCCCTCAGGTTGGATAGTGGGAAAGCATCTTATGGGGTGGGGTAAAAAGTTCTAGAGTATAGGGGTAGCACAGGAGAAATCTTGGAGAAGATGATGTGAGCAGCAGACCAGAGCAAAGCAAGGTAGAAGGACATTAGAAGACCAAATTTACGTGTGGGGAAGTATATGGAGATTatggcagagatgtatggagggacaGGTTGTGAACTGCCTTGCTTGGCAGAGAGGAGAGGCGGTAGAACAACAAGAGGAGAGGGTGATAACTGTGCAGCAGAGTTGAAGATGGTTTGGAAGGATATGAGAGTGTTAGAGGGGGGACGATAGAGAAGAAGGTTGCAGTAGTCTAGGCGGGATATGATGAGGGCAAGTATTTTTGTTGACTTTTTTGTTTCAAGAAAGTCCAGATTTAAGAATTTTCTTGGGAGTTGGTGGTTGGCAACAATGCAGAAACCAATATCCCGAACATGCAGTATGTTCATCGAAGTAaactttattccattttatggATTGGAAATGACCTACTATAGGCCGGTCTCACCCACAAAAAATAAGTAGTTTTGTTTTAAATTGGACAACATCAGATTTTATACTAAAGTGGTTTTCCAATTAGATAGAAGGGTCTAATAACAATATACTGATCACAGGGTGGGCCGCTGGTGGTAAGCCCAGCACTTAGCTGTGAGCTGTTAAGGGACCTGTCATCAGGTATTCaatatccctgcagcgccaccacaggggaaatttctCTTTGAAATCAATGTACTGTTCTGTTCAtacagagatgctctttgtagccattCTTCACTCTGGCTAATAAAAGAGGGTATTGAAAAGGAAACTCCCTCCACTATTAACTAATAAATCCCCTTACAGGGCGTTGTAAAATGCTTATTCTAAACCAGACAAATGTAAGTCTATAGTAGGCTGGCAGGAAGGTTTCATAATGAAGGACCTCCCCTTGTCAATAATAGGTAGGGTACAAATACTTTTGTCCAAATCTCAGCTGGTTACTCggattatgctttttttttcagaTCAGTTATTCTGTGACAGCCGATGTATTTAGTGATAAAAGTATTTATCCAGCCTTCTACAGAACTGTGCCGAGTGATAAAAAGCAAGTAGATGGTAtggttacattgatgacatttttccaATGGAACTGGATAGCTGCAGTAGTCAGTGATGACGATTATGGTGAAACTGCTCTTCAACAGTTTTCTTCTTCTGGAATGGCTAGTGGAATCTGCATCGCTTATGAAGGTCTAATTCCAACATATCTCTCCAACTCTGAGACGAGCATCATTATTGAGGATATTTTAGACAGGATTGAACAGACCGATGTCAAAGTAGTGCTCGTGTTTGCATCATTGACCCAATCAGTAGCATTCTTCAATAAGGTTATTGAGCGCAACATGACAAGAGTATGGATAGGAAGTGCATCCTGGGTCTTATCACAAACTATTCTTTCCTTGCCAGGCATTGATCGTGTTGGCACAGTGATTGGGTTCTTGCCAAGTTCACGCACAGTTTTGGGATTTGATGAGTTTTTAAGAAATATGATCTCGCAGACATATCCACAAGTCAGTAATGACTATCAATACATCGCTCTTGAACCTGATAAAATACCCATAATTTTAAACCCACTCACAGCTTTGCATGCACACAGTGTATACACGGCGGTCTATGCAGTGGCCTATGCATTACACAAGCTTCTTAACTGCACCTCTGTGAAATGCAACAAACAAGACGCTAACATCTATGCATGGAAGGTAAGCAATTGTCCAAGTACTCTATTAGCGTACCATGTTGTTTGTAACCCATTACATTAGTTACAATACCAATTTGCACCCAAGGATGTGTTGACTTTATGAAGTTGAATAACTTGCCAATTTATTTATAATGACAGTTGTTGAAAGAGGTGAAAGAGGTGAACTTCTCCATCTTTAACTCATCATTCAAGTTTGACAGCAATGGAAATCCTAATACTGGCTATGATATAGTGACACATAGTATGTCTGAGATGGGCTTTACCAAAATTGGATCCTACAACACAGAAATGGAATTGAACAGTACTCTCATTAACTGGGGAACCTCTATGAATTTGGTGAGTTATGGAATCCATAAGAAATGGTGGATGTGTCTAAATGGATACACAATGTGGATAATCGAGTATTTGGTAGAAATTACCTGGTGGTCATGTTCACGCTGTTTTTTGGCCAGCTTTGCTTTTGTCCCATAAATAAgtcaatagaattttttttaatccatctACTCTTTATTTGttcaagagggaaatataaaccgGGTGAAGGAACATTGGGTATCATCAGGTATTATGGGTATTTTCATGGGTTTGAGGtgatttaacttttttggggTTCTCTGGTTTCCCGCCTTGCTTGAAGAACGAAGAGACAAGTGGAATGGTTTTAGCATACATCTATATGACCCAAGTGTTTAGTTGCTGGCGAAAGACTTATAAAGATTTATAAACTCCCCTCAAAAAGGGATAAAAGATTATTTAACTGTATAGAAcagaggtccccaacctttttcgAGCAATCCAACCATGGCAGATGGTGTTGAGCCATACATAATATTAAAAGCCTCTTAGCCTAGTGTTAACTATTAGtgatatgtttttttacattagTGCCAGCAATGTTGACATCACAGGTACCACTAGTGCCCAATAGTACCTGCAGCTGGAGAGCCACTTGTTTGGAGCTAAAGACTCATTCTTGAGTATTTATCGAGAAATCTTATTGTTTAACAAAGATTCCAGAGTCTCAGTGTTCAGGAAACTGCTTACTAGGACAAGTAAGAAGAGTGAAAggaacccattcctgctgttttgACTGCATTGACTGCCAAGAAGGGATGTTTCAGTCTAGTGAAGGTAAATCGCTAATATTTTGTCTTGCAGatatccccaaaaaaaagttgGATCACAACTATGCATATACAGTATTAGATCTGTATGGTTGACTTGAAAAACTTCTACATTACATTCACCTAATATTGTATTAATGAAAATACCTCTTTAATTAGAAATATATGTCTCACCCATGACTTTTCTTGCAGATGAATATCAATGTCAGACATGTCCGGCAGGTCAGTGGTCTAATGTACGGAGCACCACCTGTAGcaatccaacctacatgtatttagaGTGGAATGACCTCTCTGTCATGTTTCTTCTGCTGTTATCTTTTGCTCTCCTCTGTCTTGTCCTTGGAACCATCATTCTCTTCTTCCAACACAGACATAATCCTCTTGTCAGAGCCTCCGGAGGTCACATGTGCTCCTTCGCTCTTCTTTCTTTGTTGGCCGTCACTCTCAGTATCATCCTTTTCATTGGTAAACCCGTTGATTTTGTGTGCCAGTTGCAGCAACCATTGCCGGCTATGGGCTTTACTTGTTGCCTGTCTACATTGTCAATTAAAGCCCTGCAAGTCATGTTAGTTACTGATTTTAAGGACGTTCCCACAAAATATATCCAATGGTTAAAGTCCATAGGAACATGGGCGTTCTTGTTGTTTAGTATTGGCATCCAGGGCTTGTTTTGTACATGGTACTTACTCAGTACGCCCTCTTTGTACCAAAATGAACAGGTCACTTTCCTCTATAAGTACCTCAAGTGTGAAATAACCAATGTTCTCTGCTTCTTCTTGATGTTTGGATACAATGGCATACTTGCTCTTATCTCCTTCATGTTAAATTGTGTAGCCCAAGCTCCACCTGGTCAGTACAACCTGGCAAGAGATATCACATTCTCCACATTGGCATATATGCTGATATGGATTGTCTTTGTTCCTGTCTATGCTGAGGTCACAGACGGGAACCAACTTTTGCTTCAAATGGTTGTGACTCTGGTGAGTTCCTTTGGAATAATGTTGGGTTATTTTGCTCCGAAATGCTATATTCTCCTTTGGAAGCCAGAAATAGCATCAGAagaatatttaaaaatgtataataatTAATATGTCAATTATTTAGAACAATAAATGGATTTCTACCTCATCTGTCttgcttatttatttttattttata is part of the Rhinoderma darwinii isolate aRhiDar2 chromosome 10, aRhiDar2.hap1, whole genome shotgun sequence genome and harbors:
- the LOC142662584 gene encoding taste receptor type 1 member 3-like, which produces MIFYIILLLRFNERFVLSTSETVAYQIFKKPGEFMIGGLFPFHSKVDDLASHWKPEPLKCSSLNPTGFLQALAMKFALEEINNSTTLLPGETLGYEVYDTCLNSLVILHPVLLFLARNGTEDVEVSCNLTEYKTRVLAVIGPSSTEVATVSMKMLSTFLIPQISYSVTADVFSDKSIYPAFYRTVPSDKKQVDGMVTLMTFFQWNWIAAVVSDDDYGETALQQFSSSGMASGICIAYEGLIPTYLSNSETSIIIEDILDRIEQTDVKVVLVFASLTQSVAFFNKVIERNMTRVWIGSASWVLSQTILSLPGIDRVGTVIGFLPSSRTVLGFDEFLRNMISQTYPQVSNDYQYIALEPDKIPIILNPLTALHAHSVYTAVYAVAYALHKLLNCTSVKCNKQDANIYAWKLLKEVKEVNFSIFNSSFKFDSNGNPNTGYDIVTHSMSEMGFTKIGSYNTEMELNSTLINWGTSMNLIPESQCSGNCLLGQVRRVKGTHSCCFDCIDCQEGMFQSSEDEYQCQTCPAGQWSNVRSTTCSNPTYMYLEWNDLSVMFLLLLSFALLCLVLGTIILFFQHRHNPLVRASGGHMCSFALLSLLAVTLSIILFIGKPVDFVCQLQQPLPAMGFTCCLSTLSIKALQVMLVTDFKDVPTKYIQWLKSIGTWAFLLFSIGIQGLFCTWYLLSTPSLYQNEQVTFLYKYLKCEITNVLCFFLMFGYNGILALISFMLNCVAQAPPGQYNLARDITFSTLAYMLIWIVFVPVYAEVTDGNQLLLQMVVTLVSSFGIMLGYFAPKCYILLWKPEIASEEYLKMYNN